In Chloracidobacterium sp., one genomic interval encodes:
- the tssB gene encoding type VI secretion system contractile sheath small subunit: MPKKESLQHKIDRVRPPRVQITYDVEVGGAIELKELPFVVGVMGDFVGKPEEPLPALKNRKFVEIDPDNFNQVLAGMAPRLAFTVDNKLSGDGSKMGVELKFSDIDDFEPDKIVQQVEPLRKLVEARQKLADLRSKMDGNEKLESMLEDIIANADKQKELKDELGIDG, from the coding sequence ATGCCAAAAAAAGAGAGTTTACAGCATAAGATCGACCGTGTGCGTCCGCCGCGTGTCCAGATCACGTATGATGTCGAGGTCGGCGGTGCCATCGAACTGAAAGAACTGCCGTTCGTGGTCGGTGTGATGGGCGACTTTGTCGGCAAACCCGAAGAGCCGCTGCCGGCGCTCAAGAATCGGAAATTCGTCGAGATCGACCCTGACAACTTCAATCAAGTGCTTGCCGGTATGGCCCCGAGGCTTGCATTCACCGTTGACAATAAGCTCAGCGGCGACGGCAGCAAAATGGGCGTCGAGCTTAAGTTCTCGGACATCGACGACTTCGAACCGGATAAGATAGTTCAGCAGGTCGAGCCGCTGCGAAAGCTTGTCGAAGCGCGGCAGAAGCTCGCCGACCTGCGTTCCAAAATGGATGGCAATGAGAAACTTGAATCCATGCTCGAGGACATCATTGCGAACGCCGATAAGCAAAAGGAGCTCAAGGATGAGCTTGGTATCGACGGTTAG
- the tssC gene encoding type VI secretion system contractile sheath large subunit, with protein sequence MATKKEQEAAVKTVEKESGGGLLDQILADGRMARDDYQKQQAKDMIGEFVSQVMSGELTMSKNMDVAINSRIAEIDRLLSAQMNEIMHHEEFQKLEGSWRGLHHLIKSSLTGPMLKIKVMSVTKKDLLKDFERALEFDQSSLFKKIYEEEYGTFGGSPFGALIGDYEFGNHPQDMALLENISQVAAAAHAPFISAASAGLFGWDSYSEMAEVRDVAKIFDRTEYMKWRSFRESEDSRYVGLTIPHVLMREPYGAATKPTESFRFEEDVDGKDHKKYLWGNAAYALGTRLTEAFSMYGWCVAIRGVEGGGLVEGLPTHTFETDEGEIAMKCPTEIAITDRREKEFSDNGFIPLVHCKGTDYAAFFGTQSANKAKKYDSDAANANARLSSQLQYIFAVSRFAHYLKSMMRDKIGSFMSRKDCEMFLNQWISHYVTDDDTASQATKAQYPLREARVDVAEVPGKPGAYRAVAFLRPHFQLDELSVSLRLVADLPAPAQA encoded by the coding sequence ATGGCAACTAAGAAAGAACAAGAAGCTGCGGTCAAAACCGTCGAAAAGGAATCCGGCGGCGGCCTGCTCGATCAAATACTTGCTGACGGCCGAATGGCCCGCGATGACTATCAGAAGCAGCAGGCTAAGGATATGATCGGCGAGTTCGTCTCGCAGGTCATGAGCGGCGAATTGACGATGTCAAAGAATATGGATGTCGCCATAAATTCGCGTATCGCTGAGATCGATCGGCTGCTCTCGGCACAGATGAACGAGATAATGCACCACGAGGAGTTTCAAAAGCTGGAAGGCTCGTGGCGCGGCCTGCATCACCTGATCAAGTCCAGCCTTACAGGCCCGATGCTCAAGATCAAGGTTATGAGCGTTACTAAGAAGGACCTGCTTAAGGACTTCGAACGGGCTCTTGAATTCGATCAGTCGTCGCTCTTTAAGAAGATATACGAGGAAGAGTACGGAACGTTCGGCGGTTCGCCGTTCGGGGCTCTCATCGGCGATTACGAATTCGGCAACCATCCGCAGGATATGGCCTTGCTCGAAAACATATCGCAGGTAGCGGCCGCCGCACACGCGCCTTTCATCAGTGCCGCGTCGGCCGGGCTGTTCGGGTGGGATTCTTACTCCGAGATGGCCGAGGTCCGCGATGTTGCGAAGATCTTCGACCGCACGGAGTATATGAAATGGCGGAGCTTCCGCGAATCGGAAGATTCGCGCTATGTCGGCCTTACTATTCCGCACGTTCTAATGCGTGAACCGTACGGAGCCGCGACAAAGCCTACCGAGAGCTTCCGCTTCGAAGAGGATGTTGACGGCAAGGATCACAAAAAATATCTCTGGGGCAATGCGGCGTACGCTCTGGGTACAAGGCTGACCGAGGCATTCTCGATGTACGGCTGGTGCGTGGCGATCCGAGGCGTCGAGGGCGGCGGCCTTGTCGAAGGCCTGCCGACACATACCTTCGAGACCGACGAAGGCGAGATAGCAATGAAATGCCCGACGGAGATCGCTATCACCGATCGGCGCGAAAAGGAATTCTCCGATAACGGCTTTATTCCGCTTGTCCACTGCAAAGGCACCGATTATGCGGCCTTCTTTGGCACACAGTCGGCCAATAAGGCCAAGAAGTATGATTCCGATGCCGCAAATGCAAATGCGCGTCTCTCATCCCAGCTTCAGTACATATTTGCGGTTTCGCGTTTTGCACATTATCTGAAATCAATGATGCGCGACAAGATCGGCTCATTTATGTCCCGCAAGGACTGCGAAATGTTCCTCAACCAGTGGATCAGCCATTATGTTACCGACGACGACACGGCGTCGCAGGCAACCAAGGCACAGTATCCGCTGCGCGAAGCACGCGTCGATGTTGCAGAAGTTCCGGGCAAGCCGGGAGCTTACAGAGCTGTCGCATTCCTGCGGCCGCACTTCCAGCTCGACGAGCTGTCAGTATCGCTGCGGTTGGTCGCCGATCTTCCGGCACCTGCGCAGGCGTGA